From Corynebacterium frankenforstense DSM 45800, the proteins below share one genomic window:
- the amn gene encoding AMP nucleosidase — MTGAHGELVEVDGAREAVDKLVELYETATARAREILASGDYASWNEVVYPKLAVNVLEWRPIDRSEPFGYVNAAGRYVAEFARPRLLRGYLIEQLEALTGNYPCRIQVGPSQTRIPPEYIRGVGNVDEARRAGDLGDAVPRPTLDDVHDAIVDGHWDAFHGEEKPLFQFGPQRFDLACARIEHYTGIDVDSVQKYILFTNYAMHTSEFVRFGLREIDDPDSRYTRLLLPNGEVLEAGHGAELDDLDLASSHQMPRYDLVTEAGDGLTMINIGVGPSNAKTITDSLAVLRPEAWIMIGHCAGLDGRMRIGDLILGNAYQREDSILDSRIARDVPIPAVPEVQRALEASVHDIYGGDRSLMRTGTVLSTGDRNWEWHTPRDLWEWLRGSTAVAVDMESCTLAANGYRFRVPYGTLLSVSDLPLHAVPKLPAQAQAFYTSSKEAHVMCAVRAMERLAQDPTKLHTRKLRRTMGEVPFR; from the coding sequence ATGACTGGAGCCCACGGTGAGTTGGTCGAGGTCGACGGGGCACGCGAGGCCGTCGACAAGCTGGTCGAGCTGTACGAGACGGCGACGGCGCGCGCCCGGGAGATCCTGGCGAGCGGCGACTACGCCTCGTGGAACGAGGTGGTCTACCCCAAGCTCGCCGTCAACGTGCTCGAGTGGCGGCCCATCGACCGCTCCGAACCCTTCGGCTACGTCAACGCCGCCGGCCGCTACGTCGCCGAGTTCGCCCGGCCGCGGCTGCTGCGCGGCTACCTGATCGAGCAGCTCGAGGCCCTGACCGGCAACTACCCCTGCCGCATCCAGGTCGGGCCCAGCCAGACGCGCATCCCGCCGGAGTACATCCGCGGCGTCGGCAACGTCGATGAGGCGCGCCGGGCCGGGGACCTCGGTGACGCCGTGCCGCGGCCCACGCTCGACGACGTGCACGACGCGATCGTCGACGGCCACTGGGACGCGTTCCACGGTGAGGAGAAGCCGCTCTTCCAGTTCGGGCCGCAGCGCTTCGACCTGGCCTGCGCGCGCATCGAGCACTACACCGGCATCGACGTCGACAGCGTGCAGAAGTACATCCTGTTCACCAACTACGCGATGCACACCTCGGAGTTCGTGCGCTTCGGGCTGCGTGAGATCGACGACCCGGACTCCCGCTACACCCGCCTGCTGCTGCCCAACGGCGAGGTGCTCGAGGCCGGCCACGGCGCCGAGCTCGACGACCTCGACCTGGCCTCGAGCCACCAGATGCCGCGCTACGACCTGGTCACCGAGGCCGGTGACGGGCTGACCATGATCAACATCGGGGTCGGGCCCTCCAACGCGAAGACCATCACGGACTCGCTGGCGGTGCTGCGCCCGGAGGCGTGGATCATGATCGGCCACTGCGCGGGTCTCGACGGGCGCATGCGCATCGGGGACCTCATCCTGGGCAACGCCTACCAGCGCGAGGACTCCATCCTGGACTCCCGGATCGCCCGCGACGTGCCGATCCCCGCCGTGCCCGAGGTGCAGCGCGCCCTCGAGGCCTCGGTCCACGACATCTACGGCGGCGACCGCTCGCTGATGCGCACCGGCACCGTGCTCTCCACCGGCGACCGCAACTGGGAGTGGCACACCCCGCGCGATCTGTGGGAGTGGCTGCGCGGCTCGACCGCCGTGGCCGTGGACATGGAGTCCTGCACGCTCGCGGCCAACGGCTACCGCTTCCGGGTGCCCTACGGCACGCTGCTCTCGGTCTCCGACCTGCCGCTGCACGCCGTGCCGAAGCTTCCCGCCCAGGCGCAGGCCTTCTACACCTCTTCCAAGGAGGCGCACGTGATGTGCGCGGTGCGCGCGATGGAGCGGCTGGCCCAGGACCCGACGAAGCTGCACACCCGCAAACTGCGCCGCACGATGGGCGAGGTTCCGTTCCGGTAG
- a CDS encoding esterase/lipase family protein: protein MAEDLRTELVRLLRRAWRNLPVEKLPGTPHSMKIPDDLARRIAADHPDATLDRGASGVPLLSRLRPNGRFEDDWRARPTRRRPWPVVLVHGTGATKGDWEELGADLRADGWAVFAPDLIGRATGPLAESAGHLGAYIDAVLQVTGSQKAVVVGHSQGGLLARWWLRFGGGAGKIRHLVCLSTPNHGTTMGGIVSSAVRGPVAAGLMRELVTNWFGPAGFDQIRGDAGTGVVEAINAGDELVEGVTYTCLATRFDTLIQPPNSVFLRDPGDDTVRNLWVDSLDETAVITHDQMARARPARQLVRADLDRLCRVGDPWTVGDSRADRANRTDTTNGTGTRSTDGADSTGNADSTDSTGDADSTDGTDGADSTESSDRPRP, encoded by the coding sequence ATGGCTGAGGACCTGCGCACCGAACTCGTCCGCCTGCTGCGGCGTGCCTGGCGCAACCTGCCCGTGGAGAAGCTGCCCGGCACGCCGCACTCGATGAAGATCCCCGACGACCTGGCCCGACGCATCGCCGCCGACCACCCCGACGCGACCCTGGACCGCGGGGCGAGCGGGGTGCCGCTGCTGTCCCGCCTGCGCCCCAACGGCCGCTTCGAGGACGACTGGCGCGCCCGCCCCACCAGGAGACGCCCCTGGCCGGTGGTGCTGGTGCACGGCACCGGGGCGACCAAGGGCGACTGGGAGGAGCTCGGCGCGGACCTGCGCGCGGACGGCTGGGCCGTCTTCGCCCCGGACCTCATCGGGCGTGCGACCGGCCCGCTGGCCGAGTCCGCCGGCCACCTCGGCGCCTACATCGACGCGGTCCTGCAGGTCACCGGCTCGCAGAAGGCCGTCGTCGTGGGCCACTCCCAGGGCGGGCTGCTGGCCCGCTGGTGGCTGCGCTTCGGCGGCGGCGCCGGCAAGATCCGCCACCTGGTCTGCCTGTCGACGCCGAACCACGGCACGACCATGGGCGGGATAGTCAGCTCGGCCGTGCGCGGGCCGGTGGCCGCGGGCCTGATGCGCGAGCTGGTGACGAACTGGTTCGGCCCCGCCGGCTTCGACCAGATCCGCGGCGACGCGGGCACCGGGGTCGTCGAGGCGATCAACGCCGGCGACGAGCTGGTCGAGGGCGTGACCTACACCTGCCTGGCCACCCGCTTCGACACCCTGATCCAGCCGCCGAACTCGGTGTTCCTGCGCGACCCGGGCGACGACACGGTGCGCAACCTGTGGGTCGACTCCCTCGACGAGACCGCGGTCATCACCCACGACCAGATGGCCCGCGCCCGCCCGGCGCGCCAGCTGGTGCGCGCGGACCTGGACCGGCTGTGCCGCGTCGGCGACCCGTGGACGGTCGGCGACTCCCGCGCCGACCGCGCCAACCGCACGGACACCACGAACGGCACCGGCACCCGCAGCACAGACGGCGCGGACAGCACCGGCAACGCAGACAGCACAGACAGCACCGGCGACGCAGACAGCACAGACGGCACAGACGGCGCGGACAGCACGGAAAGCTCCGATCGACCGCGGCCCTGA
- a CDS encoding LppP/LprE family lipoprotein, with product MDTIRSRRFPAAVLAAVSALLIVVGCSSAPKEPEILAAPNPNMPTIGDFVSVGDLEVRVDDVDQRSSFDPADYDIPDLVDRSGVTTRSDRSSDHGSDSDSDSDSGSGSHGGSGSEPDSDRGSGSGSDSGASAHGPHPTLADGTTVTPGDGDGDSGAHGGADATSASEGDTPPTEKLEAEDGGSFGVIPASVCLGEGQSVEPGVQLTIHADLSTVDASGYEPIPGLNALVVERVEGDDGNGCNGLMVKILWVFQLPENERPSSIGLNGADQSIQDRKVIDLGAGGGEQCEEYNLDLMETALGYWLQTGAVFTNRRDVSWLDTEIRSNQFDPCAPLSWVTLHLETERLEPIETVVFFHGPDLVTDPGPLTASKVVNVTRKGADAVSVGVKGGTSVDTPTTMVDYRLEGDKLVESGWEGDDAYPRLDFDRQAVPRDSVVGYLGNARNPAYDYKVDWNGYDAVDVRVPVGEGGETYLNCRIGGEQALACDAPDGEHWTAKDLLSGPQDETPEGEPANRFEADLGLGGGARTYATDSSLSGGGEELPDEAVIKFGPYAMSTRGPGLTVGNNYSGYSVTLGGPVEEAEPPVQVSKSRWPDPESLKSWDRT from the coding sequence ATGGACACAATTCGAAGCCGCAGGTTCCCGGCGGCGGTCCTCGCCGCGGTGAGTGCGCTGCTCATCGTGGTGGGCTGCTCCTCCGCCCCGAAGGAACCCGAGATTCTCGCCGCGCCCAACCCGAACATGCCGACGATCGGTGACTTCGTCTCGGTCGGCGACCTCGAGGTGCGCGTCGACGACGTCGACCAGCGCAGCAGCTTCGATCCGGCCGACTACGACATCCCGGACCTCGTGGACCGCTCCGGGGTGACCACGCGTTCGGACCGGAGCTCGGATCACGGTTCGGACTCCGACTCGGACTCCGACTCCGGCTCGGGGTCGCACGGCGGTTCCGGCTCGGAGCCCGACTCCGACCGCGGATCGGGATCCGGCTCAGACTCCGGCGCGTCGGCTCACGGACCGCATCCGACCCTGGCCGACGGCACCACAGTCACACCCGGCGACGGCGACGGTGACTCGGGCGCCCACGGTGGGGCAGACGCGACGTCGGCAAGCGAGGGCGACACCCCGCCGACCGAGAAGCTCGAGGCCGAGGACGGCGGCAGCTTCGGCGTCATCCCCGCCTCGGTGTGCCTGGGTGAGGGGCAGTCGGTGGAGCCCGGCGTGCAGCTGACCATCCACGCGGACCTGTCCACCGTCGACGCCAGCGGTTACGAGCCGATCCCGGGGCTGAACGCGCTCGTGGTCGAGCGCGTCGAGGGAGACGACGGCAACGGCTGCAACGGCCTGATGGTGAAGATCCTGTGGGTCTTCCAGCTGCCCGAGAACGAGCGCCCCTCGAGCATCGGCCTGAACGGGGCCGACCAGAGCATCCAGGACCGCAAGGTCATCGACCTGGGCGCCGGCGGCGGCGAGCAGTGCGAGGAGTACAACCTCGACCTGATGGAGACCGCGCTCGGGTACTGGCTGCAGACCGGCGCGGTGTTCACCAACCGGCGTGACGTCTCCTGGCTGGACACCGAGATCCGCAGCAACCAGTTCGACCCCTGCGCGCCGCTGAGCTGGGTGACCCTGCACCTGGAGACCGAACGACTCGAGCCGATTGAGACCGTGGTCTTCTTCCACGGCCCCGACCTGGTCACCGACCCCGGCCCCCTCACCGCGTCCAAGGTCGTGAACGTCACCCGCAAGGGCGCGGACGCGGTGAGCGTCGGTGTCAAGGGAGGAACCAGCGTGGACACCCCGACGACGATGGTCGACTACCGGCTCGAGGGCGACAAGCTGGTCGAGAGCGGATGGGAGGGGGACGACGCCTACCCGCGCCTCGACTTCGACCGCCAGGCGGTGCCCCGTGATTCGGTCGTCGGTTACCTGGGCAACGCCCGCAACCCCGCCTACGACTACAAGGTCGACTGGAACGGCTACGACGCGGTCGACGTGCGCGTGCCCGTCGGCGAGGGCGGCGAGACCTACCTGAACTGCCGGATCGGCGGCGAGCAGGCGCTGGCCTGTGACGCCCCCGACGGCGAGCACTGGACGGCGAAGGACCTGCTGTCCGGGCCGCAGGACGAGACCCCGGAGGGCGAGCCGGCGAACCGCTTCGAGGCGGACCTCGGACTCGGCGGCGGGGCGCGCACCTACGCCACCGACAGCAGTCTGTCCGGCGGCGGCGAGGAGCTGCCGGACGAGGCCGTGATCAAGTTCGGCCCCTACGCCATGAGCACCCGCGGCCCCGGACTGACGGTGGGCAACAACTACTCCGGCTACTCGGTCACCCTCGGCGGTCCGGTCGAGGAGGCGGAGCCGCCGGTGCAGGTGTCCAAGTCGCGGTGGCCGGATCCGGAGTCGCTGAAGAGCTGGGACAGGACCTAG
- a CDS encoding tetratricopeptide repeat protein, giving the protein MTERPDELIQILHDLDEGMPEEDRDTPEVLGHREWAADVLAEAGRHDEAIAQYRLVVEGRARTLGPDDPDTLLSRAQLAYALNDAGELHAAVEEHRALARDLTRVMGGDSHETLIIRGNLAHMLDKAGHHDEAIDVYESVLADQCRVDGPDEPRTLDTRDALAACLFETGRAGEAAEYHRADVASRTRLSGADSPETMLSRDNLAFCLLDEGRYEEAITEYESLLADRLRVLGPEATDTVDCRDSLALCYGRSGRAADAVRECREVLAQRCRALGPEHPRTLTTRGRLASWLGDLGEYEEAAVHHRLVAEGGTRVPGGPTPPGVSPGGDRGGDGGGDDDGGA; this is encoded by the coding sequence ATGACCGAACGACCCGACGAGCTGATCCAGATCCTGCACGACCTCGACGAGGGGATGCCGGAGGAGGACCGCGACACCCCCGAGGTGCTCGGGCACCGCGAGTGGGCGGCGGACGTGCTCGCCGAAGCCGGCCGGCACGACGAGGCGATCGCCCAGTACCGCCTCGTCGTCGAGGGCCGGGCCCGGACGCTCGGACCCGACGACCCCGACACGCTGCTCTCCCGCGCGCAGCTGGCCTACGCCCTCAACGACGCCGGCGAGCTGCACGCCGCGGTCGAGGAGCACCGCGCCCTGGCCCGGGACCTGACCCGGGTGATGGGCGGGGACTCCCATGAGACGCTGATCATCCGCGGCAACCTCGCCCATATGCTCGACAAGGCGGGCCACCATGACGAGGCGATCGACGTGTATGAGTCGGTTCTCGCCGACCAGTGCCGCGTGGACGGCCCGGACGAGCCCCGGACGCTGGACACCCGCGACGCCCTCGCCGCCTGCCTCTTCGAGACGGGCCGGGCCGGCGAGGCGGCGGAGTACCACCGCGCCGACGTCGCGTCCCGGACGCGGTTGTCGGGCGCGGACTCCCCGGAGACGATGCTCAGCCGGGACAACCTCGCCTTCTGTCTCCTCGACGAGGGGCGCTACGAGGAGGCGATCACGGAGTACGAGTCGTTGCTCGCGGACCGCCTGCGGGTGCTCGGCCCGGAGGCGACCGACACCGTGGACTGCCGGGACTCCCTCGCCCTGTGCTACGGCAGGAGCGGGCGTGCCGCCGACGCCGTCCGGGAGTGCCGGGAGGTCCTCGCGCAGCGCTGCCGCGCGCTGGGCCCGGAGCATCCGCGCACGTTGACCACGCGCGGCCGTCTCGCCTCCTGGCTCGGAGACTTGGGTGAGTACGAGGAGGCCGCCGTCCACCACCGCCTGGTGGCCGAGGGCGGGACACGGGTGCCCGGTGGCCCGACTCCGCCCGGCGTCTCACCCGGTGGAGACCGTGGCGGCGACGGTGGTGGCGACGACGACGGCGGCGCCTAG
- a CDS encoding SDR family oxidoreductase yields the protein MSSIFISGAAEGIGRAVAHRFLAEGWTVGAYDIAPVSYSHPNLVAGHLDATDAESWDAALADFTAHTGGKLDVLDNNAGIIADGALAALPAPKVAAQIQVNALGVTLGARAAHRYLAATDGSQLVNMGSASAIYGQPDIAVYSATKAYVGGLTEALGLEWEPDGIRVVDIWPLWAKTKLSDNDATSVRRLGVHITPEQIAEVIWDATHPANRWQRGKIHYGVSLLDKAMYWARSVSPDRTARFVNRFISA from the coding sequence ATGTCATCCATCTTCATTTCTGGGGCCGCCGAGGGAATCGGTCGCGCGGTCGCCCACCGCTTCCTCGCCGAGGGCTGGACCGTCGGAGCCTACGACATCGCCCCCGTCTCCTACTCCCACCCGAACCTGGTCGCCGGCCACCTCGACGCCACCGACGCCGAGAGCTGGGACGCCGCCCTGGCCGACTTCACCGCCCACACCGGCGGCAAGCTCGACGTGCTCGACAACAACGCCGGCATCATCGCCGACGGCGCGCTCGCCGCACTGCCGGCGCCCAAGGTTGCCGCACAGATCCAGGTCAACGCCCTGGGGGTCACCCTCGGCGCGCGGGCCGCGCACCGCTATCTGGCGGCCACCGACGGCTCGCAGCTGGTGAACATGGGCTCGGCCTCCGCGATCTACGGCCAGCCCGACATCGCCGTCTACTCGGCGACGAAGGCCTACGTCGGCGGGCTGACCGAGGCCCTCGGCCTGGAGTGGGAGCCCGACGGCATCCGCGTGGTCGACATCTGGCCGCTGTGGGCCAAGACCAAGCTCAGCGACAATGACGCGACCTCGGTGCGCCGCCTCGGCGTGCACATCACCCCGGAGCAGATCGCCGAGGTCATCTGGGACGCCACCCACCCGGCCAACCGCTGGCAGCGCGGCAAGATCCACTACGGGGTCTCGCTGCTGGACAAGGCGATGTACTGGGCGCGCTCGGTCAGCCCGGACCGCACGGCCCGCTTCGTCAACCGCTTCATCTCCGCCTAG
- a CDS encoding DUF4352 domain-containing protein: MKRLLLALAAVASLTLAGCGGGGGSDAPAESETESSAPAGHSVGEMVEAEGVALRVDAVTETDKIELLSDHSTADPNVTEKVREGGKYVVVDTTVRNDDTQDMDLTCGFAVQAKLVTEPAAEYGPEDSLYRVPGNPECNDNLGPGFDTTMTWVFVVPKDRKVTALGFANPEYSFDDLTYISIDGIDSERPKGKGPHPTTGADAADSDAGAESSASTAAPAAEENDGNAGGSDNATGAAAGGAPAYGAGCSASQAGMPARDGSGEPLVCAFMGGSKYTWVYGPEPQGAGTAEVGGECVDGEQGGQDAAGHVLICSGGQWYPGP; this comes from the coding sequence GTGAAACGCCTGCTCCTAGCACTCGCCGCTGTCGCCTCCCTGACACTCGCGGGATGTGGCGGGGGCGGCGGATCGGACGCACCGGCGGAAAGCGAGACCGAGTCCAGCGCACCGGCCGGGCACTCCGTCGGCGAAATGGTGGAGGCCGAGGGCGTCGCACTCCGCGTCGACGCGGTGACGGAGACCGACAAGATCGAGCTCCTCAGCGATCACTCCACCGCCGACCCGAACGTCACCGAGAAAGTCCGCGAGGGCGGCAAGTACGTCGTGGTCGACACAACGGTGCGCAACGACGACACCCAGGACATGGATCTGACCTGTGGTTTCGCCGTCCAGGCGAAGCTGGTCACCGAGCCGGCCGCCGAGTACGGCCCGGAGGACTCCCTCTACCGCGTGCCCGGCAACCCGGAGTGCAACGACAATCTCGGCCCCGGCTTCGACACGACAATGACCTGGGTTTTCGTCGTACCGAAGGACCGCAAGGTCACGGCGCTCGGCTTCGCCAACCCCGAGTACTCCTTCGACGACCTGACCTACATCTCCATCGACGGCATCGACTCCGAGCGCCCCAAGGGCAAGGGCCCGCACCCGACGACGGGTGCCGACGCCGCGGACTCCGACGCAGGTGCGGAAAGCTCCGCGTCCACCGCCGCTCCGGCCGCGGAGGAGAACGACGGGAACGCAGGCGGTTCCGACAACGCGACGGGCGCGGCCGCCGGCGGGGCTCCCGCGTACGGCGCCGGTTGCTCAGCCTCGCAGGCGGGCATGCCCGCGCGCGACGGCTCCGGCGAACCACTGGTCTGTGCGTTCATGGGCGGTTCCAAGTACACGTGGGTCTACGGACCGGAGCCGCAGGGCGCCGGAACGGCCGAGGTCGGCGGCGAGTGCGTCGACGGCGAGCAGGGCGGCCAGGACGCCGCCGGCCACGTTCTCATCTGCTCGGGCGGGCAGTGGTACCCCGGCCCGTAG
- a CDS encoding alkene reductase produces MSILNEPLSLGSLEIPNRIIMSPLTRSRAVDQIPTALMAEYYRQRAGAGLIISEATAVTPMGVGYRDTPGIWSDEQAEAWEPVVRAVHDAGGRIALQLWHVGRISHPDLLDGMTPVAPSAVLPAGRVRRLRPMRGYVTPREMTLDEINATVADYGAATARAREIGFDGVEIHAANGYLIDQFLQDSTNRREDAYGGPMSNRERFLLEVVGACSDAWEPGRVGVHLAPRADEHDMGDSDLAGLFTHVAGSLAGKVGYLCVREHEAEDSVLGAMKEAFGGPVIGNERMSAADAQRLIEAGTVDAVAFGKAYIANPDLAERVLAADARGGVGSGEDWPRRVGSVELNELVTETVYPPYENPHAHLERGYTDYPAAQL; encoded by the coding sequence ATGAGCATCTTGAACGAACCGTTATCGCTGGGATCACTCGAGATCCCGAACCGGATCATCATGTCGCCGCTGACGCGCAGCCGCGCCGTGGACCAGATCCCCACCGCGCTGATGGCCGAGTACTACCGCCAGCGCGCCGGCGCCGGGCTGATCATCTCCGAGGCCACGGCCGTCACCCCGATGGGCGTGGGCTACCGGGACACCCCCGGCATCTGGAGCGACGAGCAGGCCGAGGCCTGGGAGCCGGTGGTGCGCGCCGTGCACGACGCCGGCGGGCGCATCGCGCTGCAGCTCTGGCACGTCGGGCGCATCTCGCACCCGGACCTGCTCGACGGGATGACCCCGGTCGCCCCCTCGGCGGTGCTGCCGGCCGGGCGGGTGCGCCGCCTGCGGCCGATGCGCGGTTACGTCACCCCGCGGGAGATGACGCTCGACGAGATCAACGCGACCGTCGCCGACTACGGCGCGGCCACCGCCCGGGCGCGCGAGATCGGCTTCGACGGCGTGGAGATCCACGCGGCCAACGGCTACCTGATCGACCAGTTCCTGCAGGACTCCACCAACCGGCGCGAAGACGCCTACGGCGGGCCGATGTCGAACCGCGAGCGCTTCCTGCTCGAGGTCGTCGGCGCGTGCTCGGACGCCTGGGAGCCGGGCCGCGTCGGCGTGCATCTGGCGCCGCGCGCCGACGAGCACGACATGGGTGACTCCGACCTCGCCGGGCTGTTCACGCACGTCGCGGGCTCGCTGGCCGGCAAGGTCGGCTACCTGTGCGTGCGCGAGCACGAGGCGGAGGACTCCGTGCTCGGGGCGATGAAGGAGGCCTTCGGCGGGCCCGTGATCGGCAACGAGCGGATGAGCGCGGCGGACGCGCAGCGCCTGATCGAGGCCGGCACGGTGGACGCGGTGGCCTTCGGCAAGGCGTACATCGCGAACCCGGACCTGGCCGAGCGGGTGCTCGCCGCCGACGCGCGCGGCGGGGTCGGCTCGGGCGAGGACTGGCCGCGCCGCGTCGGTTCGGTGGAGCTCAACGAGCTGGTCACCGAGACGGTCTACCCGCCCTACGAGAACCCGCACGCACACCTCGAGCGCGGCTACACCGACTACCCGGCGGCGCAGCTGTAG
- a CDS encoding PspC domain-containing protein, translating into MSTSRLHRSPVDRWIGGVCGGVAETYGWDPVIVRLVAAALGLAMGWPILFYIVAWIVIPQV; encoded by the coding sequence ATGTCCACGTCCCGCCTGCACCGCTCGCCCGTCGACCGCTGGATCGGAGGTGTGTGCGGCGGCGTCGCCGAGACCTACGGCTGGGACCCGGTCATCGTGCGCCTCGTCGCCGCCGCCCTCGGCCTCGCGATGGGCTGGCCGATCCTGTTCTACATCGTCGCCTGGATCGTCATCCCGCAGGTCTAG
- a CDS encoding peptide MFS transporter, producing MTSTPQDPRQPGSGDPAADASRADAAADPHAHDAAYTGTHTAGAHGTGAATTEAADANAADPGFHGSDVTSLTATVKKGRKFLGQPWGLANLFGIEMWERFSFYGMQGLLTFYLYYSASEGGLGMSEAEAVSLVGAYGGFVYVCSLVASFVSDRLLGAERTLFYSAILVMCGHIALALIPSFAGLAIGLVCIGVGSGGVKTASQVVLGDLYAREDPRRDAGFSIFYMAVNIGAFFGPLLTGWVWGMEGFHWGFGLAAIGMAAGLTQYILMRKTTIGAAGSEVPNPLPHKQYLPWALGTVVVIVLVSLAIGTGLIKIQWLSTIMAVIAFFAAAVLLVEMCMSPLTSAVERSRLIGYIPLLIGGVLFFAIFQSQFTVLAVYSDQRLNRSLFGFEITPSQVQAFNPLFIIIFAGVFAALWTKLGDRQWSSPFKFGVANLIIGVSLFFFLPYSGAGENGTPLLVIVWILFLFTMGELLLSPVGNALATKVAPQAFKSRLFAVWLMAVAMGTSLSGVLGQFYDPTDPSAERAFFITVAIAAIALGVILIALRPWVLRKFVDVR from the coding sequence ATGACTTCCACACCACAAGACCCCAGACAGCCCGGGTCCGGCGATCCGGCGGCTGACGCCTCGCGCGCAGACGCCGCCGCGGACCCGCACGCCCACGACGCCGCGTACACCGGGACCCACACGGCCGGCGCGCACGGCACCGGCGCCGCCACCACCGAGGCCGCCGACGCTAACGCGGCCGACCCCGGCTTCCACGGCAGCGACGTGACCTCCCTGACCGCCACGGTGAAGAAGGGCCGCAAGTTCCTCGGCCAGCCGTGGGGCCTGGCCAACCTCTTCGGCATCGAGATGTGGGAGCGCTTCAGCTTCTACGGCATGCAGGGCCTGCTGACCTTCTACCTGTACTACTCGGCCTCCGAGGGCGGCCTCGGCATGTCCGAGGCCGAGGCGGTCTCCCTGGTCGGCGCGTACGGCGGCTTCGTCTACGTCTGCTCGCTGGTCGCCTCGTTCGTCTCCGACCGCCTGCTCGGCGCGGAGCGCACGCTGTTCTACTCGGCGATCCTGGTCATGTGCGGCCACATCGCCCTGGCCCTGATCCCCTCCTTCGCCGGCCTGGCCATCGGCCTGGTGTGCATCGGCGTCGGCTCCGGCGGCGTCAAGACCGCCTCGCAGGTCGTCCTCGGCGACCTCTACGCGCGTGAGGACCCGCGCCGCGACGCCGGCTTCTCCATCTTCTACATGGCCGTCAACATCGGCGCGTTCTTCGGCCCGCTGCTCACCGGCTGGGTCTGGGGCATGGAGGGCTTCCACTGGGGCTTCGGCCTGGCCGCCATCGGCATGGCCGCCGGCCTGACCCAGTACATCCTGATGCGCAAGACCACCATCGGCGCCGCCGGCTCCGAGGTGCCCAACCCGCTGCCGCACAAGCAGTACCTGCCCTGGGCGCTGGGCACCGTCGTGGTCATCGTCCTGGTCAGCCTGGCCATCGGCACCGGCCTGATCAAGATCCAGTGGCTGTCGACGATCATGGCCGTCATCGCGTTCTTCGCCGCGGCCGTGCTGCTCGTCGAGATGTGCATGTCCCCGCTGACCAGCGCCGTCGAGCGCTCGCGCCTGATCGGCTACATCCCGCTGCTGATCGGCGGCGTGCTCTTCTTCGCGATCTTCCAGTCGCAGTTCACCGTGCTGGCCGTCTACTCCGACCAGCGCCTGAACCGCAGCCTCTTCGGCTTCGAGATCACCCCGAGCCAGGTTCAGGCCTTCAACCCGCTGTTCATCATCATCTTCGCGGGCGTCTTCGCCGCGCTGTGGACGAAGCTGGGCGACCGTCAGTGGTCCTCGCCGTTCAAGTTCGGCGTGGCCAACCTGATCATCGGCGTCTCGCTGTTCTTCTTCCTGCCCTACTCGGGCGCCGGCGAGAACGGCACCCCGCTGCTGGTCATCGTGTGGATCCTCTTCCTGTTCACCATGGGCGAGCTGCTGCTGTCCCCGGTGGGCAACGCGCTGGCGACCAAGGTCGCCCCGCAGGCGTTCAAGTCGCGCCTCTTCGCCGTCTGGCTGATGGCCGTGGCCATGGGCACCTCGCTGTCGGGTGTCCTGGGCCAGTTCTACGACCCGACCGACCCGTCCGCGGAGCGCGCGTTCTTCATCACCGTCGCCATCGCCGCGATCGCGCTGGGTGTCATCCTCATCGCGCTGCGCCCGTGGGTGCTGCGCAAGTTCGTCGACGTGCGCTGA